From the Nitrospirota bacterium genome, one window contains:
- the frr gene encoding ribosome recycling factor, whose amino-acid sequence MEKDLRDRNEKRMQGVADSLKKEFGSIRTGRASLALLEGITVDYYGTATPLNQVSGLSVPDSRQITIQPWEQKIIPDIEKSILKSDLGLTPINDGKVIRINIPLLTEERRKQLVKVVRKKAEEAKVAIRNIRRDSNEELKRAEKEKHISEDETKKSIEEIQKLTDLYIKKIDEIVAHKEKEIMEV is encoded by the coding sequence ATGGAAAAAGACCTAAGGGATAGGAACGAAAAGAGGATGCAGGGAGTGGCTGATTCCCTTAAAAAAGAATTCGGCTCTATAAGAACAGGAAGGGCATCTTTAGCACTCCTTGAAGGCATAACAGTGGATTACTATGGAACTGCCACGCCACTAAACCAGGTCTCCGGGCTCAGCGTGCCTGACAGCAGGCAGATAACGATTCAGCCATGGGAACAAAAAATAATCCCTGATATAGAGAAATCAATCCTTAAATCCGATTTAGGACTTACCCCTATAAACGATGGAAAGGTCATAAGGATTAACATCCCCTTACTTACAGAGGAAAGAAGAAAACAACTCGTAAAGGTGGTGAGGAAAAAGGCTGAAGAGGCAAAGGTTGCCATAAGAAACATAAGAAGGGATTCAAACGAGGAGCTTAAGCGAGCCGAAAAGGAAAAACACATAAGCGAAGATGAAACGAAAAAGTCGATCGAGGAAATCCAGAAGCTAACAGACCTTTACATAAAAAAGATAGATGAAATCGTTGCCCATAAAGAAAAAGAGATAATGGAGGTGTGA
- a CDS encoding UMP kinase, with translation MNPKSKYKRVLLKLSGESLMGKKAYGIDPETVKHIASEIKETVKAGAEIAIVIGGGNIFRGMEASAIGMERVSADNMGMLATVINALALQNALEKKGLATRVQSAIEMRELAEPYIRRKAVRHLEKGRIVIFAAGTGNPYFTTDTAAALRAMEINAEVILKATQVDGVYSDDPIKNPNAKRFDKINYIDVLRKRLHVMDSTAISLCMDNSLPIVVFNLGKSGNIRKAVAGKKVGTFIGESHGKRPKG, from the coding sequence GTGAATCCCAAAAGTAAATATAAGAGGGTGCTCCTTAAGTTAAGCGGAGAGTCGCTGATGGGTAAAAAGGCTTATGGCATTGACCCTGAAACCGTAAAACACATTGCCTCCGAGATAAAAGAGACGGTTAAGGCAGGCGCAGAGATTGCCATAGTTATAGGCGGCGGAAATATCTTCAGGGGCATGGAAGCCTCTGCAATAGGCATGGAGAGGGTATCCGCAGACAACATGGGCATGCTTGCCACTGTTATAAATGCCCTTGCACTTCAGAATGCACTTGAAAAAAAAGGGCTTGCCACAAGGGTTCAGTCTGCCATAGAGATGCGGGAGCTTGCAGAGCCATATATAAGGAGAAAGGCAGTCAGACACCTCGAGAAAGGCAGGATTGTCATATTTGCCGCAGGCACAGGCAACCCATATTTTACAACAGACACAGCGGCTGCACTAAGGGCGATGGAGATAAATGCAGAAGTGATACTTAAGGCAACACAGGTGGATGGGGTTTATTCCGATGACCCCATTAAAAACCCGAATGCTAAAAGATTCGATAAAATAAACTACATCGATGTCCTTAGAAAGAGGCTCCATGTTATGGACTCAACCGCTATATCTTTATGTATGGACAACTCACTGCCAATTGTGGTATTTAATTTAGGCAAAAGCGGAAATATCAGGAAGGCAGTAGCAGGCAAAAAAGTGGGAACTTTCATTGGAGAAAGCCATGGAAAAAGACCTAAGGGATAG
- the tsf gene encoding translation elongation factor Ts codes for MITVEMVKELREKTGVGMMDCKRALTESDGNMEKALQILRQKGLATALKKAGRQAGEGLIGSYIHMGKIGVLVELNCETDFVARTDDFRSLLKDIAMHIAAASPAYISKEDVPRDLIEKEKDIYRAQVEGKPANVIEKIVEGKLEKFYAETCLLEQVFVKDPDQKQKVKDLLTEKVAKLGENIIIRRFERFQLGESQK; via the coding sequence ATGATAACCGTAGAGATGGTAAAAGAGCTCAGGGAAAAAACCGGTGTTGGCATGATGGACTGTAAAAGGGCACTCACAGAGTCCGATGGCAATATGGAAAAGGCACTTCAAATACTCAGGCAAAAAGGACTTGCGACTGCCCTTAAGAAGGCAGGAAGGCAGGCAGGCGAGGGTCTCATAGGCTCTTATATACATATGGGCAAGATAGGCGTTTTAGTGGAGCTCAACTGTGAAACGGATTTTGTGGCAAGAACAGATGATTTTAGATCCCTCCTTAAGGACATTGCAATGCACATAGCTGCCGCAAGCCCAGCTTATATCTCAAAAGAGGATGTCCCACGGGATTTGATAGAAAAAGAAAAGGATATATACAGGGCACAGGTTGAGGGAAAGCCTGCAAATGTCATTGAGAAGATAGTCGAAGGAAAGCTCGAAAAATTCTATGCAGAGACCTGCCTCCTCGAGCAGGTGTTTGTCAAAGACCCAGACCAGAAACAAAAGGTAAAAGACCTACTCACAGAAAAGGTAGCAAAGTTAGGAGAAAACATAATAATAAGGCGCTTCGAGAGGTTTCAACTCGGTGAATCCCAAAAGTAA
- the rpsB gene encoding 30S ribosomal protein S2 → MVATMKELLEAGVHFGHQVKRWNPKMKRYIFGERNGIYIIDLQKTMKGLEDAYNFVKVVASKNVPILFVGTKKQAQDAIETEAIRAGAYFVNQRWLGGMLTNFLTIKKSIERLKKIQKMKEDGTYELLTKKEVSSYEKERQKLEKNLSGIKDMTQLPGAVFIVDPKKEQIAIAEARKLSIPIVAIVDTNCDPDEVDHVIPGNDDAIRAVALIASKMANAIIEGREISLKKEEEAIAQEKVAEVPTTETAETSEGTGDVGQ, encoded by the coding sequence ATGGTTGCAACGATGAAGGAGCTACTTGAGGCAGGTGTGCATTTTGGCCACCAAGTGAAAAGATGGAATCCGAAGATGAAGCGGTATATCTTCGGAGAAAGAAACGGCATCTATATCATAGACCTTCAGAAGACCATGAAGGGGCTTGAGGATGCATACAATTTTGTTAAGGTAGTGGCAAGCAAGAATGTGCCTATACTTTTTGTCGGCACAAAAAAGCAGGCGCAGGATGCCATCGAGACAGAGGCTATAAGGGCAGGTGCTTATTTCGTAAATCAGAGATGGCTTGGCGGTATGCTCACGAACTTCTTGACAATAAAGAAGTCCATAGAAAGGCTCAAGAAAATCCAAAAGATGAAAGAAGATGGGACATACGAGCTTCTGACAAAAAAAGAGGTTTCCTCATATGAGAAGGAGCGGCAGAAGCTCGAAAAAAACCTGAGCGGCATAAAGGATATGACTCAGCTGCCAGGTGCGGTTTTCATAGTTGACCCAAAGAAAGAACAGATAGCTATTGCCGAGGCAAGAAAGCTCTCAATCCCAATAGTGGCAATCGTCGATACAAACTGTGACCCTGACGAGGTAGACCATGTTATCCCCGGCAATGACGATGCCATAAGGGCAGTAGCACTCATCGCATCAAAAATGGCAAATGCTATCATCGAGGGCAGGGAAATCAGCCTTAAAAAAGAGGAGGAGGCAATAGCCCAGGAAAAAGTAGCAGAGGTCCCTACCACAGAGACTGCGGAGACATCCGAGGGCACAGGGGATGTAGGACAATGA